Genomic segment of Synergistaceae bacterium:
ATGATAGCCAATATTGAACACAGATGTGTTCGAATGAATCCATCGTTGATAAGCCATAAAAGGAGTTTAACATGAAAGTAGACATATGGCAAGAAACCAAATACAAAACAAACGCCGCCAACGGCGGCGTTACAATTCTCATTCAATCTCATTCAATCTCATTCAACGGCTGAAGCCGTTGGCTTTCTCATCGCTTTATCGTAACGACTCTAACTCACGAAAATCAAAAAATCAAGCCTGGCGTGACTCCTCCACGATTTTTAAAATGATGGGACGCAGATCGGGATCGTCAAGAGCCAACTGCACGTTTGCCGCCAACCATCCCTTTTGTGTGCCGCAGTCGAAACGCCTGCCGCGGTAGACAACTCCCCAGACCGGTTCGTCTTTCAAAAGGCGTTTTATCGCGTCCGTGAGCTGGATTTCCCCTCCAGCCCCTACTTTTTTCTCCGCCAGCAAGGGGAAAATGGATGGAGAGAGGACATAGCGGCCCATGATAGCGTAGTCGCTGGGAGCCACTGTAAGATCCGGTTTCTCCACCATGTCGAGAATACGATGGATGCCGCTGCTTTCTATCTCTGAACGAACGATGCCATAACGAGAGACCTCTTCGGGAGGGATTTTTTCCAGGGCGACGACCGTTCCGCCACGTTCCCGGTAAACATCCACCAACTGGCGCAGGACCGCCACATCGGAAACGAACACGTCGTCGGGAAGGATAACTCCGAAAGGTTCTTTGCGACAAAAAGGCTCGCCGCAAAGGATAGCGTGGCCCAATCCCAAAGGCTCGCTCTGTCGGGCATAGAGAATGTTGGTCGTCTCCGAGATTTTTCGGATTTTCTCGTAGAGTTCCTTCTGCTCCCGTTTTTCCAGGAGGCTTTCCAGCTCATAAGAGCTATCGAAATAATCTTCTATCGATCTCTTGGTACGGCCGGTGATCATGATGATGTCGGAACATCCCGATTCTAGCGCTTCCTCGACGCCGTAGGAAATAATGGGGCGGTTTACCAGTGGCAGCATTTCTTTGGCGATCTCCTTCGTAACGGGCAGAAAACGCGTTCCCAATCCCGCAACGGGGAAAAGACATTTCGTGACGCTCCGGTTGAACATCGAAACCTCTCCTTTTACAAATTGCAAATCCTTTTATAAATCACAAATCACGAACAATATTCTCTGAGCACATTGGTAAGGTGTTCCGAAACCTCCTCGACCAAGTCTAAATCCTTGGCCTCCACCAAAATACGCAGAAGTGGTTCCGTTCCCGATGGGCGGATGAACACTCTGCCGCTTCCCCGCATTCGCTTCTGAACCTCGCGGGACAGGGAGTCCACATAGTCCATGTCGACGCGACGCGCTTCGGCTATGGTCAAGTTGCTGAGGCGCTGAGGATAACGGCCAAAACGATCCACCAGGGTGTCAATGTCCTCGTTCATGTCCCGGCAGGCGTTCAACATCATGATCGTGGTACATAGCCCGTCTCCTGTGCGAGAATGGGCGTTGGCGATAATATGGCCGGACTGCTCGCCGCCAAGCCCGGCGCCGAATTGCCTCATGGTCTCCAGGACGTAGCGATCTCCCACGGAACAGCGGAAAAGTTGGATTCCCTCCCGGGCGAGGCGCTCCTCCAAGGCCATGTTGCTCATAACGGTCACTGCTACTCCCGATCCTAATTCGTTTCGAGCCGCCAGCCAGCGGGCCAAAACCCATATGGCAATGTCGCCGTCGATCGTGCGTCCCTTGGAATCGACCATCAGCATCCTATCAGCGTCTCCGTCGTAGGCAAAGCCCATTTCACGCCCTAGACTGACGACTTGGTTCGCCAGATGATTCATATGAATGACTCCCACGCCCTCATTGATATTCAACCCGTCAGGGCTGGCGCCTACCAGGGACCACTCCGCGCCTAACCTTTCCAGGAGAAAAGGCATCACGGTAGCCGCGGCGCCATGGGCGCAATCCACCACCACGGAAGCGGGCAATGACTCTTTATGATGAACCAGAGAAGCTAGATGATTCGCGTAAACTTGTACAATGCCCGGCAAAAAACGAATCTCCCCCACGGACGCCCCCGTGGGCCGCCAATCGTCCGTCAAAAGGTTGTCCAGGTACTCTTCGATACAGATTTCAGCCTCGTCGGATAACTTGCAGCCATCCCGGTCGAGAAATTTAATGCCGTTGTACTCCGCCGGATTGTGGGACGCGCTGATCACAGCGCCGCCGTCCGCCGCCACGTGCTGTACCGCGAAGCTCACCCCCGGAGTAGGAATGACCCCCACGGAAAGAACCTCTGCCCCAGCCGAGGACATCCCAGCGCTCAGAGCCCCCTCCAACATAGTCCCCGAACGCCTAGTATCCCTTCCGACCACGATTCGCGGACGGGGAATCCCCCGTTCGGCCAGAAACAGAATGAAAGAGCGCCCCAACCTGAGAGCCATTTCCGGCGTCATACCGCCAGCGTTGGCGACGTCTCGAACACCATCCGTGCCAAACAGGACCCGCTTACTGCGATTCGTATTCTTACTCTCGTTCAAAGCGTCCACGCCTCTCTATTCTCATCCTTCCCATCATCCCCGCTATTATTGACTACGTTTTTCCGTCATTCTTCCGTCGCGCTCACGGTCACTGTTCCGTCATTCTTCCGTCGCGCTCACGGTCACTGTGGAGGGTTCTATTTGGGTTATTTTAAAGTCCCTCGACGTGATCGTTCCTCGCACAGGCAGCGTCGTCCTCCGAAGGAAAATACTCGACACGTCCACAAAGGTCTTGAGCCCAGACGCGCCAAGATCGAACACCTCAATGAGAGACGGGGACGCCTCAATGGTCACGTCGACGACCGCGGGATTCAGGTTCCATTTTTTTCGACCCGGATCTTCGCCGCTCACCGCGCCCTCCACAGCAATGGGAATTCCAGACAGCCGCCTCTGGGCGATGATGGGTTCCAATTGAAGCGAAAGTTTGACCGATTTGACGTCGACGGTGGTTATTTCTTCATCTTGCAAGGGGCGCAGGGGTACCACGAGAGTTTGATCCGCCGAGAGTTGGGAAATCTCCACGGTCTCTGTGTCGATCGCGGAGACCGTGTTCAGCTTCTCCTTCGGGCCCTGTAGGAAAACCTCCGCAGGATCCGTGGTAACGGAGCGCAGCGCGTAATCCATCGAAGGCCTACCGCTCAATCTGACGTTGACGGCCACTTTTTTTCTCGGCAGACCGCTTACCAGAGCCGCGTTCATCCTTACCTGCGCCGGCTCAAAGGTCACCTCGTCCTCGAAGGGTTCCGACTGAGAAATCTTCACGGGCAAAAGCAATTCTTTTCCCCTTTCGAGTTCCTGAACGGTGGGAGCGATACTGATGGATCCTATCTTTGCCAGATCCCTGCCTGTGCCTTGAACGGTGAGTTCCTTAGGAACGACCTCCACACTCTCCAAGTACCACCCCGCTGGAATATCCTGAGGCAGGGTCACGTCCACCGGAAACACCCGCCCCACCAGCCGGACCAAGTCGATGTCCACCGTCGAGGGACTGACATTGACTAGCCTCACATTTTGCGGTATCACCGCCCTTACGAGTTCACGATACCTTCCCGCCGAAAAGCCCTTGAGGTCCACAACGCACAGGATGGAATCGTATTCTAACCGATCCATGATCCTCTCCGAGGCTTCCACCTCAATCGTGACCTCCTGCACCGAGTTTCTCACCCCCAACTCAGGCGCCACATTGCGGTACTCCACCCGGCACAAAAATTCACGCCTCGCATTGGAGGCCCCCACCGTTTCTGTAACGTAAAACCACATGCTCACGGCAACCGTCACAGATATTACCCACAAGAACCAGGGGGACGTTAGCACATCGTCAAATTTTTTCAATACGTTTATCAAAGGCGGGTCCTACTTTCTTACTCGCGTACTTACTCGCGTATTGTTCGTTATTTCGCCTATCGGGACCAGAGCGGTCGCAACAGATTCAAAATTCTGCCCTTGAGGCCCTTGTTGGTGGCCTCTCGGACTCCGGAAAAATAATATGACAACAACTTCTGGAGTTGAGCGTCCTTCAAATTTTTCGAGAGGTGCCCGTTGTAGGCAAGAGCCACCTCACCGCGCTCCTCGGAAACGACCAGAACCATAGCGTCGGATACATCCGTAATGCCCAACGCCGCTCGATGCCGTGTTCCATACCAGCGCGAAATGTCGAGGTTCTCCGTCAGCGGCAGGTAACACCCCGCCGCGATGATGTCGTTTCGGTTCATGATCACGGCTCCATCGTGGAGCGGGTTATTCTTCCAGAAAAGCGAGATGAGCAGCTCCTGAGAAATCTGGGCATCAAGTCTCACCGCCGTTCGCCAGTAATCTTTGAGGCCGGTGTCCTGTTCGAGGACGAGGAGCGCGCCGATCTTATTGGCTTTCATATAACCCAAAGCCGCGACGATCTCCCGGCTTAGTTTTTCGGCCTGCTCTAGGTCCATGCGCTGACGCCACAAATTTCCGCGCCCTATCTCCTCCAGCATTTTCCTCAGTTCCGGCTGAAAAACAATAGGGATAGCAATCACCAACGCCCAAAGGCTCCGGCTGAGAAACCAGGACAACAACCGAAACTCCAGCACGGACGCCACCATCGCAAAGGTACCCAGCATCAGGAATCCCTTCACGAGCTGAATCGCTCGGGTCCCCACCATCAAAGCCAAAATTCTGTAGATGATCGCGGAGACGATGAAGATATCTAAAAAAAATCTTATATTAGCCCACATGAAATCAACCGCGCGATCAAATGACCAGCTCCACCTGCCCGCGGTAGATCAGGCCTTTCATGCCGTCCACCGTCACCTCCATGTCGTCCGTCAGGACAGACAAGGCATCCGTGGCGCCGATGACGCAGGGGATATTGCGCTCCAGCGCCAGAATATTCCCCTCGATATTCGCGTCGCTTTCCGAGATGACCGCTCCTATTCTTCCAATCACAGAGTTGTACTCGTGGCTCAGGTAGCGCACCACCAAAATGCATCCGTCGCTGATTTTTTCCTCCAGGTCCCGAATGTCCCGGACTACACACACCTTCCCCGTGGCGTTTTTTCTCACCAGGGGAACGCCCATCAAAAGGATCTCGCCCGTCGTGAGGACCTCCACCATATTCGTCGTTCCCGCCAAGCCCAGAGGAAGACCCGCTGTAATCACGACAAGCTCGCCCTCCCGCACGTGCCCCTTGTTGACGCAGGCCAAGATGGCCTCCTTTGTGGCGACGTTGATGTCAGTCATCTCGTGAGATTTCACGGGATGCACACCCCACCATAAGGCTAGCTCTCTCCAAGTGGATTGGAGAGAGGTGACTCCCAACACAGGACAGGTAGGACGATGCTTGCTGATCATCTTGGCCGT
This window contains:
- the glmM gene encoding phosphoglucosamine mutase, with product MNESKNTNRSKRVLFGTDGVRDVANAGGMTPEMALRLGRSFILFLAERGIPRPRIVVGRDTRRSGTMLEGALSAGMSSAGAEVLSVGVIPTPGVSFAVQHVAADGGAVISASHNPAEYNGIKFLDRDGCKLSDEAEICIEEYLDNLLTDDWRPTGASVGEIRFLPGIVQVYANHLASLVHHKESLPASVVVDCAHGAAATVMPFLLERLGAEWSLVGASPDGLNINEGVGVIHMNHLANQVVSLGREMGFAYDGDADRMLMVDSKGRTIDGDIAIWVLARWLAARNELGSGVAVTVMSNMALEERLAREGIQLFRCSVGDRYVLETMRQFGAGLGGEQSGHIIANAHSRTGDGLCTTIMMLNACRDMNEDIDTLVDRFGRYPQRLSNLTIAEARRVDMDYVDSLSREVQKRMRGSGRVFIRPSGTEPLLRILVEAKDLDLVEEVSEHLTNVLREYCS
- the galU gene encoding UTP--glucose-1-phosphate uridylyltransferase GalU — translated: MFNRSVTKCLFPVAGLGTRFLPVTKEIAKEMLPLVNRPIISYGVEEALESGCSDIIMITGRTKRSIEDYFDSSYELESLLEKREQKELYEKIRKISETTNILYARQSEPLGLGHAILCGEPFCRKEPFGVILPDDVFVSDVAVLRQLVDVYRERGGTVVALEKIPPEEVSRYGIVRSEIESSGIHRILDMVEKPDLTVAPSDYAIMGRYVLSPSIFPLLAEKKVGAGGEIQLTDAIKRLLKDEPVWGVVYRGRRFDCGTQKGWLAANVQLALDDPDLRPIILKIVEESRQA
- the cdaA gene encoding diadenylate cyclase CdaA encodes the protein MWANIRFFLDIFIVSAIIYRILALMVGTRAIQLVKGFLMLGTFAMVASVLEFRLLSWFLSRSLWALVIAIPIVFQPELRKMLEEIGRGNLWRQRMDLEQAEKLSREIVAALGYMKANKIGALLVLEQDTGLKDYWRTAVRLDAQISQELLISLFWKNNPLHDGAVIMNRNDIIAAGCYLPLTENLDISRWYGTRHRAALGITDVSDAMVLVVSEERGEVALAYNGHLSKNLKDAQLQKLLSYYFSGVREATNKGLKGRILNLLRPLWSR